taccgttctctctcctcttcttgtcctgccCCATAGCAATCaatacagtactcccctgacctcccaactcccacctaataggctgtcgttaactgtcagtaaatgtactgtattctagccccaaaaacacacaagagtatagtgctgcagatcggaggcTCTCACAGCGCTGCTTCTAAAATGCcgtaaatcatgtaataaaatactgcaccTTTCAAAAAACATAGTATTTCTGATAAACGCCGCCCTCAATTAAGAACCGCAGCCGTTTtgaacaattttaaataaacggCACAGTGCCAATTCGAATTTATATGGTACttagtgtcaaaaaaaaaaaaagtcaacatgcAGCATAGTGAACTTCAAAGTCAAGTGAGTGCATGTTTAAAACCTGTGTTGTTCTGCAGGTGGTAGGGCTGGGTAACCCTGGCATGGGCAGCACGCGGCACAGCGTGGGGATGGCAGTGCTGGGGGCACTGGCTGGCAGGCTGGGTGTGGCGGAGCACTGGCGATTTGACAGGCAGGTGTCGGGGGAGCTGGTCCTCAAACCCCGTCTTCTCATGAACATCAATGGAGCCAGCGTGGCCAAGGCAGGTGAGTCACTGCTGTTTCCAAACACTGTGCCCTGATCTTTTTTACAATGCAAATCTCAAAGTATTATGCCACTGCGAAGGCTATAGTGGATGGAGGCAGTCATATGTCGCACTTCGcaaaattgtcatgaaacttgataataacattatttatgaTAAGTAATTGATAGTAGCAGATTTGTGGGGATAtaggggggtgtctgtctgtacatctgtccAACTGTATATCACACATACATGTTTCCTATACAGGAGAACCaagaaacttggtattaacataaTGTGTGTCCATCAGCATGTCACATTTGCATTTCTCCATACACCTGGATAATCGCTCCTGAGACTCATGAAGCTGGATCATTCATATTCTGAACTGCTCTTGTGCGTCACCTCATCttctttttcatcatactgacagcgctttttttatttaccaccaTGGCGGGATATTACTGACATATGtgtttcattaataaacacattattcaattagtattattttcttttctttttaagctGAGAAATTTAAAATTATGCCAGAAGACATTTATCTGGTTCATGATGAGCTTGACAAGCCTCTTGGGAAATTCGCAATGAAACAAGGAGGCAGTGCGAGGTAAGGAACAAACATGGACCTGATGGGTCTGCCAGTATTCCAGTATGAGAGGTGTGTGTGGACCAGTGTGTCGTAACTGGGTGGAGCTTCATTTACAATCTAGAGCTGTTTCATATTTAGTGTGTGTGAGCATTGCTGTTCAGAGATGCATTGGATCTGCCCTTCCACCAGGACCCTAGATATGAGGGATAACCTGCACCTGTTCAAAAGGTGGAAAGAGAAGAGACCTCAGCACTCCAGCAAGACCCACACATACAGCAGGCTATCATATGGGATAACCCAACATTGCCATTTTGTCATATGAATAAAAGCTCCCCCAccctaaaaaaaaagaagcagcacaTTTTGCTGAGTAATATTTTTGCTGTCATTggataaatgtattttcagaatCGTTGTCTCTTTGCTTTCCAGGGGTCACAATGGAGTTCGTTCCTGTGTGGACTGCTTGAAAACTGACGTAAGCTGGCCGGTGCTAGTCTTGGTTTCAAATGCTACTATCTTGGTTATACACTTTCTGTGTCGTTGTCTATACTTTGCACTGTGTGCGTTGGGGTTACCCTCTAGTTTTAGGACCCAGTACTGTTCACTACATAGTGGACATACGATTGTTTGGATTTTTTGGTGTCTCTGTACAGTCATGTGCAAAAGATTTGATCACAATGTAACCAAATACGGTAGTAGTCCCAGAGCACTCTTACTTGTTTCCAGAACCTCCCAAAACCACTAAATAGACTAATAAAAACACTACTGCATCTTATACAACAACCGGACACTACTCTCTCATAGTTTTCTATGAAGGTCAGCCGTCCTATTATTACTCAATAATGGAAAGATGACACTAATTAGCCACACAGTGTCAAAGCCTCATTCAGTATCTCAGAAACAATTTGATTTATATGAACCCTGCTTGCTATTATAGTGGCCTTGAAATCAACCTAATGTGTGCGATGAATATAGACTGTACACATTGAGGTATTGTTTGGAACACAGTTGTATTCTTTGATAATCTTAAGTTTTTAAAGGTGAGTTTTTAACCTCAAGACATACCAGTGATAGAGAtcgttttatttcttttatttaatttttttacaaacaaaatctGCTATGACTTTCACCTAgatcagtgtttctcaaccctgctcctggaggcccactgtgtctgctggatttcattccaaccaagctctcagttacttaaatagacccttaactgaactgataatttgcttaattagacctttttaattgttttcaactctttacagttgcatatttcaagttagctgtaacattttataagtaactggaaatctgcaactgttaagagccCAAAACAATTAAGTAGGTCTAATTAagaaaattatcagttcaattaagggtctagttaaataattgagagcaaTGAATgaatggaatgaaaaccagcaggctctgtgggcccccaggaccagggttgagaacacTGACCTGCATGATTCCCCCTGGGATGCTGATCACAAAGATTATCATTTCTATTTCCATTGAATATTTCTGCTGTGATAATAAGGATAGGACTGTGAAAATACACATGTGTGTCTTTAAGATATATCAAAGGCCAATGTCTTTCAAGAAACCCCATTTTCCCCAAGCCGGTTAATGAACATGCTGCTTGTGCCCGTCTCTGGTGATGCCGCGCATGAGGATCGGTATTGGCAGGCCTGTGAGGAAGGTGTCGGTGGAGTGCCACGTCTTGGGCAGATTCTccagagaggagcaggagctagtGAGAGCGGTGCTGGAGCAGAGTACAGAGCTGCTACTCCAACACGTCACAGCCTGCAGCAGCAAGGGGACAGGGGCGCAAGGCATGACACTACCACAAGGGGGCAGGGTCACTGTTAAGACATGACACTAGGATGCTGCACTCAGgggaaacaaatatttgttttaggaAACAGCTTGGAATTCTGCGATGGCAATTTTGAGCCAACTCGTTCTGGGAACTAGAAAACTCTGTCTGTGCAAGTGAGCATGTACTCTTagctgtgtatttattattatgtttaaacatttgtTCTGAAAGGCAGAGAACCAAAACACAGTGTTGAATGGTATCTGTGCAAGCTACTCAGCTGAGCTCCACAGGTGCTAGTACCACAAGTACCCTTTGGTACTCTTGGATGCCTAATCGTGATGTGGTTTTGGGCAGTTGGCTGATGCCACTCAACACATTTCACTTGTTATGTACGATAAGCcaagttactttaaaaatgtgtaatttaaataatgttatttattattacaggTGAAAATGCATCAAGTAAACAATGGATATTTTTTCAAAGTTGAATTTTATATTGAACAGTGAAATATAAAGGGAGCACTGTGTAGCCACATCTCATTTTAAGCATTTTGGGATTAAATTACTTTTCCCCTCAAAAGGATTACACAGTGAGTGAACGGACCTGATTTTTGCCCATAATAAGAGGATCTCCAGTTTACCTCTGAACTTAATATTGTTGCTGCTTTATGATTAAATCATTCTTTCTCAACCCCCAGtacattttatatagaaaaaaagtGTGGGTTCTTTTACATGGGAAACTAGAGATACTGGCAAAATACAGTTTGAGGTGGAGATGTGAAAACAACAACACCCAGTTGATAGTGTTCACATTAAGTTCTGCATTTAACCAATAGACCACATTGCCTCCCAGACTCCCAAGCCAAGACAAAAGCTCATTAAATAATGTAGGAGGTCAGACTCAAAGATCAGATCCATCCtacagtgtttttaatgtttttatttgaaatctaaaACATAAAAGCTGTGCGTCTAACAATTCCTTCAAacgggaacacacacacagagttgctGTGTGTAGAGGTGTTTATTCAGCTGTAATCTCAGGGAGGagtgctgcagctctccctgctgtTGTGACTGAAGCCACTGAATCCTAGAAGAGAGGAGGCTGTGTTAATGCTTCTGCCTTTACCCTGTGATAAAAAATAATCACTGATACAACAAATACTGTTCTCACAAAACAAGTGCATAAAGACTGTTTAGAAGTAAAGAATTGGGACAggcttattttgttttattttgactgctCCACCTACTGTGGTAATGGGGGTTGCTTTGTGTTGAGTGATAATCAGGGTTGTACCAGCATCCCGTCATGCATTTTTGCTTTACAATTAAGAACCTGATATACCATCAAGAGCCAGACTGACATATTTAAATCTCTATGTGTGGCAGTGTAGCTCTGATTGCCATCATAACAACCcctaaaatacacacacacacacacacagacacacacacaatttacctGGCCCAGGTGTTTGTGCAGCTTAAGCTGTGTGCTCCTGGAGAGAGGTGCCACTTTGCTCAGGGTGGTAGAGAGAGTTTGCTCTGGTCGAGGGACCAGCCCAAGGTCTCCTATTCTGTAGTGTGGCAGGAGTCTGGGGACCTTGAGCAGCGTGGAGAGTCTGCAATAAGAAAAAGACATTTCACTCAGGTAATACGCAATACTTCCTTTTCAAAtcatcctaaataaataaataaataaataaataaaaagactgttCTGTTAAGCctgccacatttacatttttttaatgaattaaaggGCTGACATCACAGAGTCTTTAAAAGTAGTGAACacgtttaaatctttttttgttttgtttttgtgctttgacTGTACTGCACCTGTCTGACCCAGGCTCGGTTCTGTGTTCATGGAGAGATACTGTCTCCTTTTTGAATTCCTTCAGAGCAGGTCCAACTCCTAGTAGAGCGGCACTGTCCAGCAGGGAAAGCAGCTTCTCCATCATCTGCCTCCTGCGTACGTGGGTCTGGATCTCAGGGTCTGCCTCCTTCATAGCAGACGGCGCCTCCTGTAGGATAATACAGGACATGTTACTCAGGCAGCCAAACCAGAGAGAGCTTTAGGTGCAGCAGCAACTGGCAGAGGCATAgtgggtcctattcacaaaactgaaAGGACTATTTTAAGGGATGTTATTAAAGGACTTTATAAACTTAGACTAATGCACAACAAGCTATTACTGTCACATGTAGCATTCAAATGTACACAGTTACAGCCTaccctgtaaaataaaataaaaagttgtaccTATTGTATTTTTTACAGGGATTGTTCTTTCACTTTTTTAACTGCTTTTacaaaattgacaaaaaaaaaaaaaaaagatttagatttaACTTTTGTTACTGCGCTGTCTCTGATTGTATATGGTGCAGTGTAGGACTGAGTCATATACTGTCAATGCATCTATAATACTATTTAACagcaatatatgtatttttgttgtttattttaagggATGCAGACCATGTAGTTCTAACAATTCAAGTCTTCACCACAGTCAAAACCCAGGATTCTAAAGACTGAAGTTCATAAAACCCAACTGTCCCCACTCCCTTACGAGCAGAGCCTCCTTGAGAGCGAAGGCTGCCTCTTTGAGGATTCTCTCCAGCTGGCCCCTGCTCTGCCGCTCCGCTATCAGACACCTCTTCAGATCCTCAGCCTCTGCATGCTTCACTCTCTGCTCATCTTTCCTTGAGGCCAGCTCCTGTCTGCAGAAAAACTAAACTGAAGATACAGTACTAATGACAATGAGCCTTTATCATTGTCTACATAAACTCTCAGGGTCAATTGCATCATACCAAATGTAGTCCACTTGAGTGGACTAAAGTTACTACACCTTCTAATCACAATTGCATCGTACCAGAAGTCATCACAGGTGGATCATCTGTTAAATCCGAATGAATAAGATCCTGATTGGATTGCAGCATAGCAAATCAGATtcgtgatgatcctgttcaagtggattaacttaGTACTGTGATAATTCACAACGGCACTAAAAACAATCCTGACCAGTTTACTGTTGAGAAGAAAATACTATCAAGAAAGGCCTCTGACTTGGTCTTGTAGGAAACTCAGTGGCCCGTGGATCCCTATTTTGATGGCTTGCATTTATAGTCAAATAGCTAAGAATCCTCTTAGGcataaaaaaagcagcagcaggaaGTTTTGTCAAAAAAGTACCAGGAAATGACAAACAATAAACAGCGAAGAAAGGAGCTCTCTTCAGCCAATCACAACCCCTGTAACATCCCGTACCTATCAACCCCACCAGGTTCTAAAATGCTTGCATTGAAAATCTGCAATCCATTTGAGCACTTCCCTATAGCCTACTTGAATTATAATATCGCTAATCAAGGGTCATTTAAATATCAGGCACTACAATGTTTCTAAcggtaataaaaaaagattaaaagatgACATgtttttcagtttagttttttaagGTGATATATTTTTAAGATACCATTTTGTTGTGAGGGGCTATTGGTATGGTGTGTTATATGATATCTAACATCACTTTGACTTCAGAGATTGCATGGTTGTGGGGTTGAGAATTGTAAATCTTTCAGTAGACAAATCTGTCTGGTGGAAAGGGCCCTGTGATTGACAGATTAAAAGCATTACATGATAAAGAACTCCTAACCCTAGCTCTTTATAGATTCTTcatgtcctgacaggaacatttcgtgatAACAGCCTCAGCACATTACCTTAGGACCTGCATTTCTTGTTGTAGGGAGGCATGGTCAGACTTCAGCTGGTCATACTCATGTTCCTTTTCCATGTATTCTTGCAGCACATACTGCTGCTCCTTGCACTTCTCTGTCAATATTCTCACCACCTGAAACAGACATCAATAACAGACATGGCTTCAGCTTTCACTAGCTCTGTAACACTATCATTAAAGCCAAATACTGGTGTCAAGTGCTATAGAACAAGAGCAGTAGGTGATCAAGcatgacattatttttttaaatataaaatgcatatattgATGTATGCATTGAAACCTTTTTCAggagttttttaaaattatttatttatttatttatttattttttagaggCCACACTAGAGCCCTTACGTCTCCTCTAGCTCCCCTAGCTCCCAGGATCCAATCTACCTTCTGATTGCTGAGGCTCCTCCTGGCCAGGTCCTTCTGCCCGTGCTCCAGCACTCCCAGCTGCTGTCTCTGCCGCTCCTCCAGCTCCTTCAGGGCCTGGTTCTCCTGCAGCAGCTCCAGACTCTTACTGGAGCTCTTGCTTAGCTGAACGGTTACAGACACGTTCTCCCGGATCATCCTCTTTGTGGTTTCTGCCATTTGCTTGTCTGAGACCCGGCGGAACTCTGCCGCCACAGCAGCCACACGTACCATCATCTCCTTCTTCAGCCTTCAAAGAGGGTACAGAGCATTTACAACCATCAGCTTATGGACTATAGGATGGAGCCACAATCACAGAGGGGACATGTGTACCTGCAGCTACAACCTGGAGCacacaaacaaactggacagtcaacgCACTAGAGTGCACACAGGGTCATTCAGAACTACACTCAAAAGTGACATTTAGaaattctaaaaagaaaataaacgtcAAACGTTTCGATTTGAAGTGAACATACAGACCATAATTAAGCAAAGatggcaataaaataaaaactttaactGTGGACTAACATTTCCAGTGTGAATTTGGTTATTGTAAATTTTGTAAGGTTAGCTTTCTTTGAACAGCAAAATGAAACCTACAGGTTTTGCTATCAGAATTGGTTTAATGTAAACTCTGTACATATTGATTGGGTCATAATGAACGCTGGAATAGCCCTAACTCGCTGAAGAAAGGATCAGCATGTGAGGTTCTCATTCCCCCTCACGTAGCACTTTTATACAGCGGTGGTAAATGAGAGTAACCTGTCTCTGTCCACCACTGCCTTCTTCTCCAGGTTAGAGATGGTGGTCTGGTGCTCCTGCCCCTGTTTCTCTAGCTGCTCTTCCATTCTCGTGAGCCGTCCCATCAGCTCTTCCTTCTGCACCCGGAACTCCTCCACAGACGCCAGCTTCCCCGCTGCGGGCACAGAAAACTCTGTGAGGTGTATCCCTGACTATTTTGCCCCCCTAACCTCGAGAGTGCCAAAGCCAATGTGACGATCCCTGTTAAATCTAGGAACCTCCAATGTGACAGTGTCACTGGAAACAGGCGTTGCCTTACCCAGGACCATGTTCTCAGAGGTGAGCTGGTCCTTGCTCTCCTGGAACTCATGTCGGAGCTGTGCCAGCTGATTCTCGCAGGCTTCCTTCTCTGCATCCTTGGCCTGCTGGAGTCCAATGAGACGGTCAGTGAGGTCAGCCAGTTCATCCGCTCGCTGGTCTAGAGAGCGCTTCAAGAAGGACACAATCTCCTTCTTGTCCTTGGTCAAGCGCTCCAATTCAGAGCTAAAGTCCTTCTCCCTGACCTCCAGCTCATCACACTTGTGCTGGTATCTGCAGGGATGAATGCAGGGTAATGGGAGAAGGGCCAGGAAGATGTACACTACAATTCACAGGAATGAACTCTAAAGATAACAGACACTGCATGACTTTGATTCTAACCTACACATCACTatccaaagaaaacaaagacaatatATCATTTTCATGTATAATGTAATACCATGTTTCTTTTTAGTACACCTAGATTAATATCATATTACATTTCAGTCAATCACAATAGATGTTAGAGATGACTTTAACAAAAGAACATGAttgaaataacaaatacaagCAGTAACTTTGATATCAATGACACAATAATCCTGTAAATTCATAATACAGTCAACACCTTTTACTATCACTTCAATAAGACTGGTGACAATAAGCACAGTTGACTTGATGAGTATATTCAgaacattttcaatattttatgcaACTTCTTTGAGTAAATCTCAATTGTATTACTGTTAATTACATGTGAGGAATATTAACCAGTGTGATAATAACAAGATCTTTCCCTCACGGATTTAATTTCTGCCCCCGACATTTCACTGTGGTGCAAATAAGCGCGTTTGACAGTTTTACATGTGCTTACTGCACTTATCGTcacaaaataagaactaggtcgcaaagtgatttctaaaagcTGATTTGGGTCACCAGGTACACGGCTTTCAAAAGGTTGAGATTAAATGAGTCGTGCATTCACTTGTTGACGCTTTAAAAATATTAATCAAGTGATTAcattcaggtttaaaaaaaatcattttgcgaATGTTATTTTGTTGGGTATATCTATGAACTACGGTACTCACCGCCCCCTCCCTTCCCCTTTAAGATGGTGAGACACAATGTGAAGAacacaggaataaataaatacgagTCCGATTAAAATGTGAGCCTCCTGTGTGTGGTGTAAACTGACCTCTCCAGCCTCTCTTCCAGGTCCCGAATCTGGATCAGGTAGAACTCCTTGTCCAGCTCTGTCAGCGGCTGCTCGATCTTCTTTTCTCCGGCTGCCGTTCCCCCTTTCACCTTCCCCTTATCTTTCTTTTCCCCCTTTTCAGCgcttttccctttcttttttggAGGCATCCTTTATTTCGTTCCCGCCTTCCCAAAGAaacccaaacttttttttttttggtgccaaTTTACTTTCTCGGCTAAGCAGCACTATGTTTGGGCAAGGTGCCTGCGAGGTTGCCAGGTCTGACGTCACGTACATAGCAACAAGCCACAAACCATTTAAAGGGGCAGTTTGAACTCTATTGATATTCAAAATAAGCGAGTGAGAAACTCTCTATATACAGAACATTTTATATGATATAGCGTCATGTAAAcagaagtgattaaaaaaaattcGATAGACGAATTGAATGTCCCACTTTACCGAAACAAGTACACATTTAGACTGTTTAAATGTACTAGATAGCCAATACTGTAGTTGAAAAAACGAATACATTGACTACAgcatatacacatttaaaaatgtatgaaatgtataaaaacatgcatacatttcTGGGGCATTAGAAAAAACTGCAGTACGCCGATTATAAATTCatattcatataaatatattcatattcaataaaaaaagaacttgcTTGGCCCGTACGGG
This genomic window from Polyodon spathula isolate WHYD16114869_AA chromosome 52, ASM1765450v1, whole genome shotgun sequence contains:
- the LOC121307060 gene encoding probable peptidyl-tRNA hydrolase, which produces MKRAFISLVNKVLLYQPFSQKMSCTSVPLNPKQRRKMVVGLGNPGMGSTRHSVGMAVLGALAGRLGVAEHWRFDRQVSGELVLKPRLLMNINGASVAKAAEKFKIMPEDIYLVHDELDKPLGKFAMKQGGSARGHNGVRSCVDCLKTDVMPRMRIGIGRPVRKVSVECHVLGRFSREEQELVRAVLEQSTELLLQHVTACSSKGTGAQGMTLPQGGRVTVKT